In one Roseburia intestinalis L1-82 genomic region, the following are encoded:
- a CDS encoding glycoside hydrolase family 3 C-terminal domain-containing protein, whose protein sequence is MLAINMDDVINVLNSCKPYMIALGIALALAIIVTVACMKLKKPVKKLVRKEAWIAFLMAAVVIINLICFIPMSSMISLAMGNGTITEETSNEATALCEDIADEGIVLLKNEDNILPLTNTQNINVFGWASTNPCYGGTGSGALSDAYETTTLLGGLEDAGYKINTELTDFYKAYREDRPEVGMWAQDWTLPEPTADSYSTELMNNAKEFSDTAMVVITRVGGEGADLPTDVSKVTYTDNSENYKDFEAGEHYLQLSQTEKDMLDLVCANFDNVVVVYNGANTMELGFLNDYKQIKGAIWCPGTGQSGFESLGAVVAGTVNPSGKTSDTFVYDLTATPTYNNFGNFLYDNMDEFAATSKNFGTGEEEATIPSFVNYVEGIYVGYRFYETAAVEGLIDYDKTVQFPFGYGLSYTDFEQKMGDVTVADGKVSFDVTVTNNGTAAGKDVVEVYYNPPYTNGGIEKASANLIDFAKTDVLQPGESQTINVSFSEEDMASYDTYGNGCYVLEAGDYEISINSDSHNTIASQTVSVADTVVYDENNARSTDDVAATNQFAYAEGDVTYLSRADGFANYAKATAAPSNFTLAEDEKAEFLNNSNYDPNNYNNDSDEMPATGAKNGMTLADMRGLSYDDEKWDTLLDQLTVSDMDTMIALGGYQTSAAASVGKVMTVDCDGPASINNNFTGTGSIGFPSAVMIANTWNKDLALSFGESIGKMADEMDVSGWYAPAMNTHRNAFAGRNFEYYSEDGVLSGKMAANAVIGAEKYGVYAYIKHFALNDQETNRTGMLCTWSNEQAIREIYLKPFEIAVKEGGAKAVMSSFNYIGTQWAGGTYPLQTTVLRDEWGFRGFVLTDYFGVYGYMDSDMGIRGGTDCMLVAYDTETNHVTDTTSATGVKAMRQASKNIMYTVVNSRAYDPENLKTGLMNWQILAIVIDIILGALVIFLEVLTIRKYKKDAAEEPVQTVNETSAE, encoded by the coding sequence ATGTTAGCAATTAACATGGATGACGTGATCAACGTTCTCAATTCCTGTAAGCCATACATGATTGCTCTGGGTATTGCATTAGCACTCGCAATTATTGTAACTGTGGCATGCATGAAATTGAAGAAACCGGTAAAGAAACTGGTGAGAAAGGAAGCATGGATTGCATTCCTTATGGCAGCAGTTGTGATTATCAACCTGATCTGCTTTATTCCAATGTCAAGTATGATCTCACTTGCAATGGGAAATGGTACGATCACAGAGGAAACCTCAAATGAGGCAACCGCACTTTGCGAGGATATTGCAGATGAAGGTATTGTTTTATTAAAAAATGAAGACAATATCCTGCCACTTACAAATACACAGAATATCAACGTGTTTGGATGGGCATCCACCAATCCTTGTTATGGTGGTACCGGATCCGGAGCATTATCCGATGCATATGAGACAACAACACTTCTCGGTGGTCTTGAGGATGCCGGATATAAGATCAATACAGAACTGACTGATTTTTACAAAGCATACCGTGAGGACAGACCGGAAGTTGGTATGTGGGCGCAGGACTGGACATTGCCGGAACCGACAGCAGATTCCTACAGCACTGAACTGATGAACAATGCAAAAGAGTTTTCTGACACAGCGATGGTAGTGATTACCCGTGTTGGTGGTGAGGGAGCAGATCTTCCAACGGATGTGAGCAAGGTGACTTACACAGATAACTCTGAAAACTACAAAGATTTTGAAGCTGGTGAGCATTACTTACAGTTAAGCCAGACAGAAAAAGATATGTTAGACCTTGTTTGTGCCAACTTTGACAACGTTGTTGTCGTATACAACGGTGCAAACACCATGGAACTTGGATTTTTAAATGATTACAAACAGATCAAGGGTGCAATCTGGTGTCCTGGAACAGGTCAGTCCGGATTTGAGTCTCTTGGCGCAGTCGTAGCCGGTACGGTAAATCCATCCGGAAAAACCAGCGATACATTTGTATATGATCTGACAGCAACACCGACTTACAACAATTTTGGAAACTTCCTGTATGACAATATGGATGAGTTTGCCGCTACATCCAAAAACTTCGGAACAGGCGAAGAAGAAGCAACAATTCCATCTTTTGTCAACTATGTAGAAGGCATTTATGTTGGCTATCGTTTCTATGAGACAGCGGCAGTGGAAGGTCTGATCGACTATGATAAGACCGTTCAGTTTCCATTTGGATACGGACTTTCTTATACAGATTTTGAACAGAAGATGGGAGATGTTACCGTAGCAGACGGTAAAGTATCCTTTGACGTTACCGTAACAAACAATGGAACTGCCGCAGGAAAAGATGTGGTAGAGGTATATTACAATCCGCCATATACAAACGGTGGAATTGAAAAAGCATCTGCAAATCTGATCGATTTTGCAAAAACAGATGTGTTACAGCCGGGTGAATCCCAGACAATCAATGTAAGTTTCTCAGAAGAAGATATGGCTTCCTATGATACATATGGGAATGGATGCTATGTATTAGAGGCTGGTGACTATGAGATTTCTATCAACTCTGATTCACACAATACGATCGCATCACAGACCGTAAGTGTTGCAGATACCGTTGTATATGATGAGAATAATGCACGTTCTACCGATGATGTAGCTGCAACAAATCAGTTTGCATATGCAGAAGGCGATGTAACATACCTTTCAAGAGCAGATGGATTTGCAAACTATGCAAAAGCAACAGCAGCTCCTTCAAACTTTACATTAGCAGAGGATGAGAAAGCTGAGTTCTTAAATAACAGCAATTATGATCCAAACAATTACAACAATGATTCGGACGAAATGCCGGCAACAGGCGCGAAAAATGGAATGACACTTGCTGATATGCGTGGTCTTTCCTATGATGATGAAAAATGGGATACACTTCTTGACCAGCTGACAGTTTCCGATATGGATACAATGATCGCTCTTGGCGGATATCAGACATCTGCAGCTGCAAGTGTTGGAAAAGTTATGACCGTTGACTGTGACGGACCTGCATCCATCAACAACAACTTTACAGGAACAGGCTCCATTGGATTCCCGTCCGCAGTTATGATCGCAAATACCTGGAACAAAGATCTTGCACTTTCTTTCGGTGAGAGCATTGGTAAGATGGCAGACGAGATGGATGTTTCCGGATGGTATGCACCGGCAATGAACACACACAGAAATGCATTTGCAGGACGTAACTTTGAGTATTATTCAGAAGATGGTGTCCTTTCCGGAAAAATGGCCGCAAATGCAGTGATCGGTGCTGAAAAATATGGTGTTTACGCATATATCAAACATTTTGCTTTAAATGATCAGGAAACAAACCGTACCGGAATGCTCTGTACATGGTCAAATGAGCAGGCAATTCGTGAAATTTACTTAAAACCTTTTGAAATCGCAGTAAAAGAAGGTGGAGCAAAGGCAGTCATGTCCTCCTTCAACTATATCGGTACACAGTGGGCAGGCGGAACCTACCCGTTACAGACAACCGTACTTCGTGATGAGTGGGGATTCCGTGGATTTGTATTAACCGATTACTTTGGTGTTTACGGATACATGGATTCTGATATGGGTATCCGCGGTGGTACAGACTGTATGTTAGTTGCATACGATACGGAGACCAACCATGTGACAGATACCACAAGCGCAACAGGTGTAAAAGCAATGCGTCAGGCATCCAA
- a CDS encoding LytR/AlgR family response regulator transcription factor: MIKIAIVEDEAMYAKQLEEFLHQYEKENGEAFDITIYSDGDQIVNKYQSQYDIILMDVEMKFMDGMSAAEEIRKVDTEVVIIFITNMAQYAIRGYAVDALDYVLKPVSYFAFSQRLSRAIGRMKKRETKMIMVSMKGGTVRINIANIYYIESQGHTLILHTILGDYETTGTMKEMEEKLADMNFCRGNKGYLINLAHVDGITDGCAMVKGEQLVLSRARKKEFMEELTKYWGEVIK; the protein is encoded by the coding sequence ATGATAAAAATTGCAATCGTAGAAGATGAAGCGATGTATGCAAAGCAGCTTGAGGAATTTTTACATCAATATGAAAAAGAAAATGGGGAGGCTTTTGATATCACGATCTATTCGGATGGGGATCAGATCGTCAATAAATATCAGTCACAGTATGACATCATTTTGATGGATGTGGAAATGAAATTTATGGATGGCATGTCGGCAGCGGAGGAGATCCGAAAAGTGGACACGGAGGTCGTCATCATTTTCATCACAAACATGGCACAGTATGCGATCCGCGGCTATGCGGTGGATGCGCTCGATTATGTTTTAAAACCGGTGTCGTATTTTGCATTTTCACAGAGACTGAGCCGTGCGATCGGGCGCATGAAAAAAAGAGAGACAAAGATGATCATGGTCAGCATGAAAGGCGGGACGGTGCGGATCAATATCGCAAATATTTATTATATCGAAAGCCAGGGGCATACGCTGATCCTGCACACAATTCTTGGCGACTATGAGACAACAGGCACAATGAAAGAGATGGAAGAAAAATTAGCTGATATGAACTTCTGCCGTGGTAACAAGGGGTATCTCATCAATTTAGCGCATGTGGACGGGATCACGGACGGCTGTGCCATGGTAAAAGGTGAGCAGCTGGTATTAAGCCGTGCGCGCAAAAAAGAATTTATGGAAGAACTGACAAAATACTGGGGAGAGGTTATCAAATGA
- a CDS encoding sensor histidine kinase: MMEHIMPDIPRIYTAVAEWMACMLFILPVKKRFQKWQTAGIMAAVLLIQSVFLVMTDDIKIYFWIPCMIVAVFLMIVFIYSCCEITFTDAAYFGMIAFVVAEFMASFEWQVVCYFFDEAMTNWWLCRGLFVLIYGAIALILYKILRVHMPKDGKMNISHREYISAGLIAVAVFAVSNMSFLTENTPFSGRYSFEIGNIRTLVDLGGIAILYAHLIQCRELRVRKELESVQNVLQNQYVQYKQSRESIELINYKYHDLKHQIAFLRSEDDPKKREEYLNRMEDEIRQYEAQNKTGNKVLDTVLTTKSLYCAKHGITFTCVADGTLLNFMDVMDICSIFGNALDNAIECELKIPDKEKRLLHVTVSKQKNFLLLRFENYYEGNLEYQEGKLVTTKKEKEYHGYGLKSIRYTVNKYDGAVSIDTKENWFDLKILIPMREN, translated from the coding sequence ATGATGGAACATATTATGCCGGATATACCAAGAATCTACACAGCGGTCGCAGAGTGGATGGCATGCATGTTATTTATCCTGCCGGTCAAAAAGAGATTTCAAAAATGGCAGACGGCAGGCATTATGGCGGCTGTGCTTCTGATACAGAGTGTGTTTTTAGTCATGACGGATGATATTAAGATTTATTTCTGGATTCCTTGTATGATCGTGGCTGTATTTTTAATGATCGTATTTATCTACAGCTGCTGCGAAATTACTTTTACCGATGCTGCCTATTTTGGGATGATCGCATTTGTTGTCGCGGAATTTATGGCATCGTTCGAATGGCAGGTTGTATGTTACTTTTTCGACGAGGCGATGACAAACTGGTGGCTTTGCAGAGGTCTTTTTGTTCTGATCTATGGTGCGATCGCACTGATCCTGTATAAAATTCTGCGGGTACATATGCCTAAAGATGGGAAAATGAATATCAGCCACCGGGAATATATTTCCGCCGGACTGATCGCAGTTGCGGTGTTTGCTGTCAGCAACATGAGTTTTCTCACGGAAAATACACCGTTTTCCGGTCGCTATTCGTTTGAGATCGGAAATATCCGTACATTAGTAGATCTTGGCGGTATCGCGATCCTTTATGCACATCTGATCCAGTGCCGGGAACTGCGTGTGAGAAAAGAACTAGAATCCGTGCAGAATGTGCTGCAGAATCAGTATGTGCAGTACAAGCAGTCGAGAGAGAGCATCGAACTGATCAATTATAAATATCACGATTTAAAACACCAGATCGCATTCCTGCGGAGTGAGGATGATCCGAAAAAACGCGAAGAATATTTAAACCGCATGGAGGATGAGATAAGACAGTATGAGGCACAGAATAAGACCGGAAACAAAGTGCTCGATACGGTGCTCACTACCAAAAGCCTATACTGCGCGAAACATGGGATCACGTTTACCTGTGTTGCGGACGGCACACTGCTTAATTTCATGGATGTGATGGATATCTGCAGTATTTTTGGAAATGCGCTCGATAACGCAATTGAGTGTGAGCTGAAAATACCAGATAAAGAGAAACGCCTTTTACATGTGACGGTTTCAAAACAGAAAAATTTTCTGCTCCTCCGGTTTGAAAATTATTATGAAGGAAATCTGGAATATCAGGAGGGAAAACTGGTCACGACCAAAAAAGAGAAAGAATATCACGGGTACGGACTCAAAAGTATCCGCTATACGGTCAACAAATATGACGGTGCGGTCAGCATTGATACAAAAGAGAACTGGTTTGATTTAAAGATCCTGATCCCGATGCGGGAAAACTGA